A window from uncultured Desulfobacter sp. encodes these proteins:
- a CDS encoding cation acetate symporter: MIYNASPFAVAIFVAFVLGVLWLSSYFAKKTTTSSGYYAAGGDIHWGVNGIAFAGDYLSAASFLGICGMIAFSGYDGFLYSIGYLAGWVVALFIVAEPMKRLGKYTFTDALNNKYNSRGIHLTAAISTLIVSICYLVPQMVGAGSLVTPLLGMPHYVGVILVGAIVIFIVATAGMASTTYVQFFKGGLLIIFSSILTIAIFMHGIKTPPSEDYHKFQTINATVMNGEVTAIDNYEYQIAGTHSDAQGTYVKLNKEGISTWWHLIEDDGNTHLEEALTVVNTKDGQVLYNGEPKEAEKFFQVGHASKIMVDGEEVTETGSVSPFKFLTTIEASTIVRFGKVVFMDQGEKVQLWYQNPTAGEAIMRPGLRFKVDKGSTFMSKLDFVSLMIALFFGTSALPHILIRYYTVPSPKAARKSTILAIAAIGFFYVLTLFMGLGAMVNGVLDVQSSNMAGPLLAKFFGIAIFSIISAIAFATVLGTVSGLIVAASGAVAHDLIANYFGIPLTDKGQVKAGKIAAVVVGVFAILLGIAFKGINVSFLVGLAFAVAASANLPAILMMLFWKKTTAKGISASIVVGIISAMTIILLSPKTFTVYGLPAESAPISINNPGIISIPLAFITLIVVSLMTKKNEVSTEKQVA; encoded by the coding sequence ATGATATATAATGCATCCCCGTTCGCAGTAGCAATCTTTGTCGCTTTTGTACTTGGTGTGCTATGGCTGTCATCTTATTTTGCAAAAAAAACAACAACATCATCAGGGTATTATGCTGCCGGTGGAGATATTCACTGGGGCGTAAACGGTATTGCATTCGCAGGCGATTATCTTTCAGCCGCATCCTTCCTTGGGATCTGCGGGATGATCGCATTCAGCGGCTACGACGGATTTTTATATTCCATCGGTTATCTTGCAGGATGGGTCGTTGCGCTGTTTATCGTGGCCGAGCCGATGAAACGTCTTGGAAAATACACGTTTACAGATGCGCTCAACAATAAATACAATTCCCGGGGCATTCACCTGACGGCGGCTATCAGTACCCTGATTGTCTCCATATGTTATCTTGTGCCTCAAATGGTAGGCGCAGGAAGTCTTGTTACACCATTGCTCGGTATGCCCCATTACGTCGGGGTTATCCTTGTGGGTGCCATCGTTATCTTCATCGTGGCAACGGCAGGGATGGCATCAACCACCTATGTTCAGTTCTTCAAAGGCGGCCTGCTGATCATTTTCTCCTCAATTCTTACAATTGCCATATTTATGCACGGCATAAAAACCCCGCCGTCCGAAGACTATCATAAGTTTCAAACCATCAATGCCACGGTAATGAACGGAGAGGTTACGGCAATCGACAACTATGAGTACCAGATTGCCGGGACGCATAGTGACGCCCAGGGAACTTATGTGAAATTAAACAAAGAGGGCATAAGTACATGGTGGCACCTGATTGAAGACGATGGGAATACCCACCTTGAAGAGGCGCTTACGGTGGTAAACACCAAAGACGGCCAAGTGCTTTACAATGGCGAGCCAAAGGAAGCTGAAAAATTTTTCCAGGTCGGCCACGCAAGCAAAATCATGGTTGATGGAGAAGAGGTTACGGAAACAGGGTCCGTCAGCCCATTTAAATTCCTGACAACCATAGAGGCAAGCACTATCGTCCGCTTTGGCAAAGTGGTTTTCATGGACCAGGGCGAAAAAGTACAACTCTGGTATCAGAATCCCACAGCGGGTGAGGCTATCATGAGACCTGGATTAAGGTTCAAGGTCGATAAGGGGTCAACCTTTATGTCCAAGCTTGACTTTGTCTCCCTTATGATCGCATTGTTCTTCGGCACCTCCGCCCTGCCTCATATTCTGATTAGGTATTATACGGTGCCCAGCCCAAAGGCCGCGCGTAAGTCAACGATCCTTGCCATCGCAGCCATCGGCTTCTTTTATGTCCTTACCCTTTTCATGGGACTTGGTGCAATGGTCAACGGCGTACTTGATGTGCAGAGCAGTAATATGGCCGGACCGCTGCTGGCTAAGTTCTTTGGTATAGCGATATTCTCCATAATATCCGCCATCGCCTTTGCCACAGTTCTCGGGACGGTTTCCGGGCTTATTGTGGCAGCATCCGGTGCGGTTGCCCATGACCTGATTGCCAATTATTTCGGAATTCCATTGACCGATAAAGGCCAGGTAAAAGCTGGTAAAATCGCAGCCGTCGTGGTGGGGGTATTCGCTATTCTGCTGGGAATCGCATTCAAAGGAATCAACGTATCGTTCCTTGTCGGGCTAGCGTTTGCGGTTGCCGCATCAGCAAACCTGCCCGCAATTTTAATGATGCTGTTCTGGAAGAAAACGACAGCAAAGGGTATTTCCGCATCCATCGTAGTGGGAATCATAAGCGCGATGACAATTATTTTACTGTCGCCCAAAACCTTTACAGTGTACGGGCTGCCCGCTGAAAGTGCTCCGATATCCATAAATAATCCAGGCATCATATCAATACCGTTAGCCTTTATAACACTGATTGTTGTCTCTTTAATGACAAAAAAAAACGAGGTCAGCACGGAGAAACAAGTAGCCTAA
- a CDS encoding DUF485 domain-containing protein has translation MSHGPATDWGEDKAIGFKTKLGLWLFLVYVLVYVGFIWINVASPKTMATIVFAGQNLAVVYGFGLIILAFVMGIIYDILCTNKEDELNVEDTDQ, from the coding sequence ATGTCACACGGGCCTGCAACTGATTGGGGAGAGGACAAAGCGATTGGTTTCAAAACTAAACTTGGGTTGTGGTTGTTTCTTGTTTACGTATTGGTATATGTCGGATTTATCTGGATAAACGTTGCTAGTCCGAAAACAATGGCAACAATCGTATTTGCTGGTCAAAACCTGGCAGTTGTGTATGGTTTTGGCCTGATTATTCTGGCTTTCGTAATGGGAATCATTTACGACATTCTTTGCACTAATAAAGAAGATGAACTCAATGTGGAGGATACTGACCAATGA